A window of Fusobacterium sp. IOR10 genomic DNA:
TAGAAGTTTGATACCCTCTGGAAGAAATTGAATTGCTTCTGGGACAGCTCCTAAACCAAAACCTACTCCCAATGAAGCTGCTAATATTGTAGAATTTTTATTTCCTAAAGGTTCCTTTGTAATTAGCTCAACTCCACTTATAAATATCATTGCAAATATCATAACTAAACTTCCACCAATGACACTTTGAGGAATAGCCACTAATATTACTCCTAATTTAGGGAAAAAAGCTCCACACATTAATATTAAAGATCCCACTACAACCACAAATCTACTCATGATTTTAGTCATAGCTATAATTCCAACATTTTGGCTGAAGGAAGTAGTTGGTAAAACAGAAAAGCAAGAAGCTATTACACATCCTAATCCATCTCCCATAATTCCACCTGATAATTCTCTATCTGTTAACTCTCTGTCTGCTCCACCCATTGTGATTCCTGACATGTCTCCCATAGTCTCAACTGCAGAAACTATGAACATAACTACCATAGCTAAAATAGCGTCTATATGGAAGCTCATTCCATAAACAAAGGGTTTAGGAATATTTACTAATCCTGCTTGAGCAACACCTGATAAATCGACTTTCCCTAAAAATAAAGCTGCTCCATAACCTACAACTGTAGCTACAAATATAGATGCTGTGGACCACATACCTTTCCCAAACTGTTTAAATACTATTACCAATATTAAAACTAAAGCTCCTATAAATAAGTTTGAGTAACTTCCAAAATCACTTGCTCCAAATCCTCCTGCAAAGGAATTTATTCCAATAGGTATTAAAGAAAGACCTATTGATAGAACAACTACCCCTGTTACAATTGGTGGGAAATATTTTCTAATTCTTTTAATAAATATTCCAACAACTATTTCAAATAATCCTCCCACAAGGACAGCTCCTAAAACTCCCTCTAACCCATATTTCAATCCAACAGATATACATACAGGAACAAAAGCAAAGTTAGAACCCATAACCACAGGTAGCTTAGATCCAAATGGTCCTAGTGTATAATTTTGAATTAAAGTATTTATTCCAGCAACAAACATACAAGCTTGAATAAGAGATGTTTTTGTTTCCAAGGGAACATTTAAAACTCCAAGAACAATAATAACTGGAGTTATGTTACTTACAAACATTGCAAGTACATGTTGTAATCCTAATGGTATTGCGTCTAATAATCTCGGTTTTCCATCCAGCTCATAGGGTGAATAGTTTCTCATACAAAAAGTCCTCCTAAAAATAATTAAAGTTTTATTGCTAACACAAAACTAATTACTTTAAGAGGACAATTATATTCTAATAAAAATAATCCCTACACCTTAAGTATTTTGGATAAATTTTTAAATATATAAAATAGAATCCACTTATAGTAACTAATTTACGGTTAGTCGTAGAAACGCTTGTCCAATTACAAGCATATATAAGTTGAAATAATTCTACTAAAAATTTTATATTTTGTCAATTCTTTTTTTGCTCA
This region includes:
- a CDS encoding uracil-xanthine permease family protein; translated protein: MRNYSPYELDGKPRLLDAIPLGLQHVLAMFVSNITPVIIVLGVLNVPLETKTSLIQACMFVAGINTLIQNYTLGPFGSKLPVVMGSNFAFVPVCISVGLKYGLEGVLGAVLVGGLFEIVVGIFIKRIRKYFPPIVTGVVVLSIGLSLIPIGINSFAGGFGASDFGSYSNLFIGALVLILVIVFKQFGKGMWSTASIFVATVVGYGAALFLGKVDLSGVAQAGLVNIPKPFVYGMSFHIDAILAMVVMFIVSAVETMGDMSGITMGGADRELTDRELSGGIMGDGLGCVIASCFSVLPTTSFSQNVGIIAMTKIMSRFVVVVGSLILMCGAFFPKLGVILVAIPQSVIGGSLVMIFAMIFISGVELITKEPLGNKNSTILAASLGVGFGLGAVPEAIQFLPEGIKLLFGGSGIAVSAGIAVILNIVLPDDKPQTSKVRDAKEFEPKEKKSKNLQGVVVNSQVK